A region of the Gemmatimonadota bacterium genome:
GCCACGAAGAAAACATGATCATCGAAACGCGTTGTTGTTTGAAATGCACCGCCTGGTCTGGAGCATCTCTCCCAAATTCTTCGTAATGGAAAACGTTCCTCGTCTTTTGAACACTTCCTACTTTCAGAATTTCGAAGAATCGATTTCGCGCCGTTATAAACTACATGCAGAGATCATTAACGCAGCGGAATATGGAATCCCACAACTTCGACGCAGAGCAGTTGTCATCGGTTTTCGAAAGCATCTTGACATAGAGCCGTCGCTCCCAGAACCCACTCATGGGGGAGATGGCCGAGTATTCAATTATAGCACCGGAACCTTCATCAAATCCGAAAGCCAAACTGGACGTAAAGTTCTTATGCTGAGGCCAAAGGTTTCATTAGGCGAACAGCCGCTTGTCAGACTGCAAGATGCTCTTGGAGATTTGCCCTCGGATGTAACACCAGAGCAGGATACTTGGGATTATGAAACCCCACCCACAACGACCTATCAGCAGGTCATGCGTTCATGCAGTGATGCCCAAGTTACGAATCATCGCCCTTGGCTCCACCGACAGAAAATGATAGACCGACTTAAGACCATAGCTGCTGGCCATTGTCCGATTGAGTATGGAAACGGGTTTCGCAACGCGACTTATTTTTCTCAAGCTTACGCCCGCCTCCATCCTTTTGGACTTGCTAGAACAATTACGACCAATTTTCACAACCCCGGCAGCGGGCGTTTTACTCACTACGCCGCGCACAGAGCACTCACGGTAAGGGAAGCATTGCGCATACAGGGCTTTCCAGATAAGCTTACCTTCAACGCAGACATCCCCTACAAAGATGCCGAACGTCTCGTCGGCAATGCCTTTCCCCGCTTATTGGCTGCCGCCATTGGGCGTCATATCCGTTCCCTCATTTCCAGTTGATTCTTCCTGATCTTTTATCTCATCCTTTCCTTCAGGAGTATCCAAGAGATGATGTTTCATATTGTCCAAATATGCCCGGACAGGAACTGGATCTATATCTACCTTTGGAACAGGGAGTCCACGTATCGCCTTTAATTGACTCAGTCGCATGGCTATAGATTGACGCAATTCGGATTCCAGTTTATGCCCGAGTGATTTGCATTTT
Encoded here:
- a CDS encoding DNA cytosine methyltransferase, whose protein sequence is MDAGGFDPVFLNDVDPSARNAFVQNFPNLKDRYQLNRVENLTGNVILDFAGGQIDGLLGCPPCQGLSQVGPRRKHDHRNALLFEMHRLVWSISPKFFVMENVPRLLNTSYFQNFEESISRRYKLHAEIINAAEYGIPQLRRRAVVIGFRKHLDIEPSLPEPTHGGDGRVFNYSTGTFIKSESQTGRKVLMLRPKVSLGEQPLVRLQDALGDLPSDVTPEQDTWDYETPPTTTYQQVMRSCSDAQVTNHRPWLHRQKMIDRLKTIAAGHCPIEYGNGFRNATYFSQAYARLHPFGLARTITTNFHNPGSGRFTHYAAHRALTVREALRIQGFPDKLTFNADIPYKDAERLVGNAFPRLLAAAIGRHIRSLISS